CTGGCCATTCCCGGAAGTGCTGCAACAACGGCACTGGAGCCGGAAAATCCGTTTTGCTTCATCAACCGGCGCAAGGTAGCTTTCATTTCTCCCGGCTCAGACAGGAATGCATCCCGCTTCGTCGGATAGTCGGCGGACGCGCAACCGACCAGGTATTTTTCACCATTGGCACGCATTCCGATTTGCACCATATGTATTTTTTCCATCGAGAACTCGATGCCTATGGGTCCGAGCACTGAACGACGGGAAACAAAACGATCGTACCTGGCAATTTTTTGCAGCAATTGGGACATCATACGTAATGCCGCTCTGCGTCGTTGTATATCTCGTGCACAATGACGCTGTTCGATTCGGTTTCGGCCTTGCTTTGTCTTTTGGCCCTGTACAGAACTTCATCAGCCTTCTTGAACAGGTGAGTCAAGGCAATCATGCGCCCGTCGACAACGCTGGCCATGCCAATACTTATATTGATGTCTACAACATTACCGAGATGATTCGACTTTGTGCCGGCCAGAACTTCGACTGCATTCTCCAGCATCTGCTTTGGCTCCAGTCCTGGGAACAATAATGCGAATTCGTCTCCGCCCAGCCTGATCATGTGAGTGCTGTCTCTTATGCCCTGTTTTACCGCGCCGACCACCTTTCTCAGCGCCAGGTCACCGTAATCGTGCCCGTAGGTATCATTGATTTCCTTGAAATTATTTACATCGATAATGGCAAAATGGTAATGCATCGACCTGCGTATATAGTCTTCCACTATCATTTCATAATTGGTTTCCAGGAACCGGCGATTCCATGTCCCCGTCAGCGGATCTGTATAGGAAAGCAGTTCAAGCTCACGGTGCGCGTTTTCCAGGTTGTAACGGGTAATAATGTCATCCTTTCTGATACCGACATTCCGGGCAACAACGGTCAACGTCGTCAGCCCCGAACCTAGCATCAAAAACTGGAGGATCCACACGGTCTGAATGTCAAACCGGCCCTTTACACTCAACGTGGAAATCGTGAATACAACGTATACCAGCGTCACTACGATTGACGCCTCGCGAAGACCCCAGGGCACGAGCGGCACAACCATGAACAGCAACACTGCGCTCGACAACAACGCGGCACTGAACACACCGGTCTTGTGTGCAAGCAAGACAAACGCGGTTCCGGCGATAATCAGCAGCGCCATGCCAAGCAGGTACAGTATTTGTGTATCCTTGATAACCCGGGAAGAAACGGCAACATGCAGGGACAGAAGTGTCAGCATGGAAAACGTATAGACGTAGGCGGTACCAAAGCCGAGCATGGCATACAGCGTGGTGGCAGCCCCGAGTAACAGCACAGACACCACCCCGAGAACCATGATCCCCTTGCGAACTTCCTCGCGAATAAACGATTCCGCGTAGTCAGTCAGCTCACCTTTTCGGAATTGAGTAACCGACCAAAGCTTGGTTAGTAGCCTGAATGCATCCACTGCGTAACGCCTTATTTCCTGCTTTATATTTGATGGAATAACCGGTGCTGTATTGCCTGTTTCTATGTCGGCTGAAATACATGATTCTTGAGGTATCCCGCGACAGCATTCGGCATGTGCTCATGGCCTCACTGATGTACGCAAAGCGGTGATTTTCGGGGAATTAATCCTGATACGTGAGCGATCTCCACGATGACGATGACATCAGTCGATCAATTATGATTACACTAAAATTCACCTGTATCGCCCATAGCGATAAAAAAACTACGGTATACACTGAACTTCGAGGTTCTCGAACCATACGATATCCCTGTTTCCCAATGCACCGGAACTCATGATGCGCAAGTGAGCGGTGTTGCCGATAAAACTGCTGATATCAATCGCGACCGACGAATAGCCGGGGTCATTGGCCAGACCCTGATGTCGTGCCAACTCGGTCCACGGTCCGCTTGCCCCGTCTGCGGAAATTTCCACGATTGCATAGTCATTGGCATTGTCCAGCAACTCGCGACGGACGTCATAACGCAACGTCGCAGTCGCGGCACCACCAAGGTCCAGGGCACGCATCACCCCTTTCCCGCCGCTTTGGATGCGTAACTGGTAGTTACTGATGTCCTTAAAGAAACCGATATCGCCGGATTTCACTCCATCCGCCTCCCCTACTTCAATCCACGGACTGGTCGACCAGTCTATGGTGCCGGTGCTGTTGGCAAAATCCTGCCTGTCAAAAGCATCCGCGTAGGTGCCGTTACAGATGAACGACTCACCACCGCCACCACCGCCTGACC
The nucleotide sequence above comes from Gammaproteobacteria bacterium. Encoded proteins:
- a CDS encoding GGDEF domain-containing protein; protein product: MDAFRLLTKLWSVTQFRKGELTDYAESFIREEVRKGIMVLGVVSVLLLGAATTLYAMLGFGTAYVYTFSMLTLLSLHVAVSSRVIKDTQILYLLGMALLIIAGTAFVLLAHKTGVFSAALLSSAVLLFMVVPLVPWGLREASIVVTLVYVVFTISTLSVKGRFDIQTVWILQFLMLGSGLTTLTVVARNVGIRKDDIITRYNLENAHRELELLSYTDPLTGTWNRRFLETNYEMIVEDYIRRSMHYHFAIIDVNNFKEINDTYGHDYGDLALRKVVGAVKQGIRDSTHMIRLGGDEFALLFPGLEPKQMLENAVEVLAGTKSNHLGNVVDINISIGMASVVDGRMIALTHLFKKADEVLYRAKRQSKAETESNSVIVHEIYNDAERHYV